The Lactuca sativa cultivar Salinas chromosome 2, Lsat_Salinas_v11, whole genome shotgun sequence genome includes the window tatttttgaaaattctaaACATGACCGATAAAAATAGATATATATCCAAATCCAACATAAAACTTCATTACAAAAACAAAGACACTTTCGTGGTCTCACTCTAACGTGATGATGATAATTTCTAATTAAAAGGGAGTATGTTTGTTCTATCACTATCATTGACTCGTTGTTTATACCTTCACTACAAGAAAACTTCAATCTGCTTTCTAAATGAAGTTTTCTTTCAAATTATCTCACCTATGTATTCCTACAAATTATTGTTTTATATTCATCGGTTATCCAACACAAATTATCTACTAATCAAAACATTAATTAGTTGAAGTATATAAACTGCAAGCATAATGCATATGGTTGACTATAGTAGTATAATACTCAatctttttaacttttaactttcTTTTAGAATCCAATAAATTACAAATTTACAAATATCCGATATCTACATATAAACATTATTCATAGTCTGTTGGTGTTATATTTAATTTGGGCCTATGTATTTGGATCCTGAAATTTATAGTAACAAATCCCGAATCTCAGTGAGTATCGAACATGATGAAAGGATCCAACACAGAACCCTAGAAATCTGagtataaataatcttttattcTTATTGGTAAAAACAAACACTGCTCTCGACAGCGACTGTACTGTGTTTCTGTGTCTGAATCTTAGTATTTCAAAAAGAAAGAATCCAGATCAATGGCCGACAGAATCCAAAACCTCAACAGTAGCCGCCATGCTTCTTCTTCAACGGTGCGAATCGTTGACAGCCAATGGGAGGCGGAGATAACAAGGGCATATGGGGTCGTTAATAAGCGGCCGCGGTTCATCGAGTCATCGTCGCAGCCGCAGCCTCAAAGGCCGATTCAGCATGCACGAAGGAACCGGCGAACCACTCGATCTACTGCGATGAACCAAGAGGTGGATATGGTTCCCTTGGAAGTGGTGGATTCCGATTCCGATTCAAATTCCGATCCTCAACGACTTGAGGCGGAAGACAAAGGGGCAGATGGTGTACCGGAGGTTGCAGGTGAAGCAATTCCGATTGTGGCCACCGATCCAGACTTGCTAAATTGCAGTATCTGTCATTATCCGTTGTGTACGCCGATCTTCCTGGTAATTCCAACATCTAATCTAGCTAAACCTTGCGCTGCTAATTCAACAAGATCAGAAGAAACATTGTTCATTGCATATATCATTTAATTTGGTTTCTGTTGTAGTGTGATGATGGGCATACATCATGCTATACTTGCCTAATCCGTTCAGAGAACAAGTGTCCTTCATGCAGCGTTCCAAAGGGCTTTAAGCATTGTCGAGGAATGGAAAAGCTGATAGCATCACTGCGAGTAGAGTGCAAGAACAAGAAGTTTGGATGCCAAGAGATATTGATGAACCACAAGAGAGCCAAGCATGAAAACATATGTCCGCATACATTATGTTTCTGTCCTGATTCCTCCTGCGGCTTGGCCGCTTCTTGCAAGCTCCTGTACAACCATTTCAGTCGCCATCACTCTGCTATTCAATTCGTCTACAATGCCGTCTTCAATCTTCGTGTTGAAACAACCCAGAAGCACGTCATTCTTCAGGAACGGAATGAAAAGGTTATCTTCATCGTCAACCATGATGTTGTAGGACATGGAAGAGTCTTCAATGTCGACTGCGTAGGACCAGACACATTTAAGAATGGTTTTGTGTATCGGCTGACTGTGAAATCCATGGACGCATGTTTATCGATGGAGTGTGTACCCGAAGTCTCCACAAAGTGGAAGGAACATACTCCTGATAACAACTATTTAACCATCCCATCTCGTATAACGGGATTCGGCCTGCAAGTGTGCATCAAGAAAGCTCAAAAAGAGTCATGGTCTTTTAAAGGAAACGGATTTTAGTCGAATACAGTATAATAATAGTATATATATACCTTAGTCGTTGTTTTCTAGAATTTATTGGTGTTCATTATACTGTTTTCTTTTTTCATTAAGTTCAATTAATCCATCACTCAAAAGAAATGTAATTAGTTTTGATTTGTCAAAGTTGATGAAAATCTTATATAATATGTAAAGAAGGCTGCAACGAAATATCAATTactcaaaagaaaaaaatatcaTACTAATCTCACTATAAATATTTAAACATcgatccttaccaaaatagtctATGTTCAGGCATATGCATTTAGCTTCAACATTGGGCTATCCAACATGTCTAGCTAGACCGGTGACTAGCACTGAGATTTATTGTTTTCTTGAAAAAAGTTATAATAAACATCAAGTTATTCACCATATGAAGTTTAAGCATATACATTAAACTTGAAGTCTACATACCATAATCAATACTATATGATAGTGTATTAATAATGAAGAATATAATTTTTAAGTAATTTACTCTTAGATATATGATAAATCTTACTTTGTGATGAAGCATAGCTTACACAATGTAGATAAAACAAAACTTACACTTGAAATGCAATGAACACTTAACATGGTAGAAAAAGCTTGTAGCTTCAACTTTGATTAGTATTGTCCATGTTGGAGCGAGAACACAAATTTTCTCAGCGCTTGGTGCTATGTTTTTCGTTTTTGTCATTGGGGAAAGATATGTTTTTCGGTGTTTCATTTGCACATGCGGATTTAAGTAGCAATGCGATAACGGCTAAATTGTAATTATATTTAAAATCCAACGATCAAACTACAACGGTAACATATATTAACAGTCATATTTTCAAATTGAGCTTTAAAATCCAACGGTCACACTACAATGGTAACATATTTTAACGGAAATATTTTCAAATTGAGCCAAGATAAAGTATGTATATTAAGGGTGGACACTGGAGGAGTAAATGATGTCTAGGGAATTTATTAAATGAACACTCTTTTAATATTTTAGATGGACACatcattgtattttttttttaattcaatcaAATATTGTACATTTAAAATTCTTTTCGGTTGCTGGTTTGCATTGGATACTTCACttgggtgttgtttgttttttgaaagACAAAACATCTGCAGTTTGCGGACCATATCTGCAAACAtatgcagtagaagaggtggactaaACGTTTGTAGTCTGCaagaagaagactgtttgttttttaacgtctgcagtctagtgaaataaactaaaattttaataaaattattttttatacttAAAAGACTTTTTCAACacaaaaattttaaataattttttttataacgctataatataaatcatatataaatcctacaaccaaaaaaaaaaatttaaaattatacaACATTAAAACATAAATCTAACCTCTAAAAGCAATTATTTTCAAATCATACAATATTACAACACTCAAACATAAATCTAACCTCTAAAATCTATTATTTTCAAATTATACAACAATGAAATATAAATCAAACCTCAAATCTTTTTGACGTCACATGGAAACAAAGTTGCAATTCATGAATCATTCCTCACACTAGCTAGTGTTCTAATTTCACTTATTATACAAATGTTTATAACTTATAGGGTTCTCTATACATGTTACAAAAACATTTCATCAAATAGTAACCTGAATCCATTAGTCATTTGTGGTTATAGAATGTGAGCCTTTATCAAATAGCTTTCCTGCATCCATGAGTCACTAATTAATACCAATGAACTACAAAATATATGAATTACAAGCATTAAAACATCATATATGAAATACTATTCCAACAACAATAAAGCCTAATTTCACTTAAAACATAATTTCCAACGGCTATATACATCTAATTTCAATTGAAAATGTAATTTTCAGCAACAATAACAACTAATTTAAACTAAAATGTGATTTCCAACAAAAATATATACATCAAATTTCAGCTAAAATGTGATTTCCAGCAATAATAACAACTAATTTCAACAAATCGAACAACATTTTTCATATTTCAGCAAAGTATATATATTTTCagtaaataaatatgatttccatCACCTATGAACATCTAATCTCAGCAAATAAATCCGATTTTCAGTGAATGTATATATGATTTTCATGTTTCAGCAAACTAATGTGATTTCAGTATCAATAACATCTGATTTCTAGCAAGTacaacaaaccctagaagataccATTTGATTTCAGGGAAAATGTTCTTACCAATGGCAATAGAGGTCTGAGACGATGATGATAGAGACACAGTGGGCATGATAGGTGGCGATGGAGACGGAGGGCACGACTGGCGGCGGTGAACAGCATGAACGATTGCATAGCATATGAGAAATCCGGCAACAATGAAGTGCGTCTGTGGTGCGGTCGGTCATGAGGAAAAAGACGGTCCTAGTCTAAGCGTCGGCAGCACGAGGAGGAGGAGAGAGGTTGAAGAAGACCGATGGAGATAAGCATCGATGGAGGGGGAGGCGTAGACGTATGTTGGTTGTTGGAGGCACTGAGAAAAAATTAAGCGTgttttttttttagattaaaGAGGGGTGCAGACCTTAGAAGACATTGGTCCATGTCTGCGCCAAGAAGACCTCGCGCAGACATTTTGAAGTCTGTAcacttttaaaaaacaaacattctGCGAGGGTATATGTTTGCGCGTcgtctgcgcggcgcagacagaAGTTGTCACGCAGATCTGcagagaaaaaacaaacaacaccttagaatTGTAAGGTCCCATTCTAGCAATTCTCTTCGGTTGTTGTTGGGATGGTAAGTTTCACAGCTCATCGGGGAATTGCCCTTAGAAAAGAAATCTTCTTTTAGCCATCATCTACGTCTATCTTTTGTGTGTTTAGCGTGCTCGAAATGACAAAGTTGTCAACAAAATGTGTCTCTACTTCAAAATTGGAGGATAATATTATCACTTTGGTGTTTAGTTGGGTAAACATAGGAGGAAATACGAGAACTGTAACTGGGCTATTTGGTATGATTATGCTTCAGTATTTTGTAATTGTTTTTGTACTTTTCTTTTTATTATCCATCTCTCCTTTTAGTGGTGGCTTTTAATATGATTCCgctgtttcaaaaaaaaaaaaataccaacgGTAATTATATGAAATTAATCTAACAATCACCAAAAATCCATGTTATTACTTTAATTGCTCTATGTAATTTTAGAGATGGTACATCTCCTACCGTTGTCGTTGTTTACTATATAACCCTTGATTTTGAGTTTTCCGGATACTACATTCATGTTTTTTGGGTTTATCTCCATCATTATTGCCTTTTTTTTCTTTAATGCAGCCGCTATTGACAACTTCATCGGTTGTCTACTCTCTACCCTTCTTCGGTCGACTATATCGCTACATCAACATACATATACTTTATAACTGGTatcatttttgaaagaaaattacATAGTTTCTTTTATGCTATAAGTTATTAATATTTGAGAGGCCATTAATAATTCATTAATTTTACTGAGTAATAACTTCAAATGTAGAATAGGTAAAATATgatattaagtcattagttttcttatttatttattttttttatgtttgatttctggtcttatattataattatatttgtcCTATATTCTTATTCTTCTTTAATTCTTATCAAGGAAGAGGCCACCAAATTAAAGGAGGTATTTGTTTGCTTTTCCTGTTAAAAGTGCTAGTCTCTTTAATAACTATTTTAAAGATGTTTTTAAGAATAGGAGAAGACAATGTTCTTTCATAAGCTCTTTAGCTATTCGCTTGCCATAAAGAAAGAATGAATTGATCATCCGAACCAATTAGTTTGATGTCTTATTTGGTAAGAAAGAATTAGATACTCTTTATGATGAAATGTGATACTGTCCTAATCAAACCAGATGTAAGGTCAATGATTTTGCTTAATTAAGGGTTAAGGCTCTTGGCATAAAGGCTCTTATTCCTTCAGTATTGGACTTTGAGGCCGCTCAACCTGACTCGATagccttaattttttttattcttttgttttgtaaatgtaagtaaactacacatacatgagtttaaatACTGAATTCTTCCATATTAAAACATGAATatataaaaatcgatttttttaaaGAATTAATGAATTATGATTTATCAAATACTAGGTATAACAAGTGTACTACATGGTAgacaaatcaaaataatatttaataatagCAAAAATATAGTTGTCTTATGAAACTAATATTTTATGTCTTCATGAATCTATACTTGAGAGAAtaacactttattttttttaaaatgcaaaatataaGAAAAATTGAAAGTACGGTGATGTATAAATATAAGTATTGTATTCTAAAAGTACATTGGTATAATCGAAATGGATTTCGTTTATTTTACGCAAAAcaaccacacaaacatataaacaaatacaTGCACATGGAATAAGATTTTGTTCGATCAAAAAGACGAAAATTATGACTTATGAAACTACATTGAAAGATTAAGTCAAGGAATAAGAAAAAAACTAAAGGATTAAgttattaaaatgtttttttttccaaaaaaaaaaataaagaaacatGAACCATTCACCTTTATAATAGCAATGAGCTTTCAATGTACATTGTTGCTTTAGGGTATTTTGCaaaataacttatttattttaCAATGCTATATTTGATAATTTCTTTCTCAAATATCTAGAAAAGTTTTGACAtggtgaaaaaaaaaatcatcttataaagtacaatgctataaaatGATTGCTTCTGGATGTACAATGTTATATTTGATAGTACATGTTTATTTCACCCTCGAGTCTATTCCaactccttcggtatctttcaaccggtacgggTCTTTTTCACCCCCGAATCTATTTCAACTCCgtgggtatctttcaaccgatacaaGTATATTTCACCCTCACATCTAAGTATACAATCATATCGGTAAAAGTCaaaaagacaacaagcacatactAGCATATCAACAAGTGTCATGAGGACAACTATCATTCTACAAACATAATCCAGTTGGCCGTCATTGGTGCATTTGACCCCCGCgtacagtgaagagactcacctctcaGTTGATACTCATCTGCCTCTACTCTCACTGCCAGAAATACCAATGCTACACACCACCTGTACCATTACAAATGGTAACCATCGGCTCTTCTTCCAAGACTATGAGTTTGACCAAATGTCAACTCAAGTCAGAAGTCGACGGTCAACATTGAATTTAGTTAACCGTCATGTCATGGCCATCCATGGCCACGTTGTGGCCTTCATACATCGAAACAACGTGCTTTTTCCTAGTCACCACATCGTGGCGACCTAAGGCCACGCTGTGGGCACTGAGTTTCAaacaacttaatgggttaagccgtTTTCCTCTATTACAAGAGCTCTAAAGCTCATATATTGTCTGAAATATGGTCTAGaatgataaagtttccaactttatcaattagaaccacctcaaaagtcaaaaatctCAAACCCTAGTCCAATAAAGCTAAATTCAACAATGTCATAaccattaagcccttaatccaAAAAAGTCCCTAACCCAACCACTCTAGAAGGGTTTCCAATACCAAATCTGACATAAAGGtaggtgctttatagacatgcatgtccaatgcatgcctTGAAGCCATAATTGGTCCAAAATATGGGTTTTTGATAAAAATCCCATGCATGGCTAAAAAAACTCTACTATACTTCagatccaaacccacaaccataCTAAATGTTCCAAAGATTCATAAAGTCATAACCTTTATGAAGTCTCACCATTCCAACtatcaagaacaagaagattatGGGCTAAAACTTAAGATCTAGCAATCTAGCATGAGAAAAACCGAGTATTGGACACTTAAAAAGGTCGAGAAGAGTGCTAGGATGAAGAATGGAGACTTGCTTACTAGATCTTAACTTCCTTTTTCTTCTTTGTCTTTTTAAATATTCCAAGAGCACCAAAAATGGCTTCAATAATGAGGGAAAGAGGATTGGCTTTtcttttgtaacatcccggaatatcaagagtaaagttgaagggctaaaagtgtaaattggaaagggcaactcggcgagtccacgagtggactcggcgagtagggtcgcgattttggtcgcgtgttaagtggccaactcggcgagttggcggctggactcggcgagttggtgctgagtggagaaaaccctaatttcggaggatgaaccctatataaaggacattataccctctccccagcctccttaccttcctttgaagtccagaaaactcTAGCAATGCAATTGTGAAGGATTTGAGTGCAATTgagccttggagaagagatttggaggaagatcttggagagttaggaggcttggagcaaggggctttgcttagattcAGATTTGATTgttgttggggcttccttttaaTGTATTATCTTGTTCTTGGGCTGCTAttaatctagattcatcatttttgggatgtatgggaggtttagcttgtggtattttgagtttgaacaatagatctgaggttgctacctcagatctggaatagaGAAGGTCTAAAGTGCactaaagtccctgttcttgagtgattggtgaagccatcttgtcccaaaccctagccctagagtgtaaaatgcctagatctccttggattcatgtaaagtttgccactttacgtgatggatgggttgtaggagggtagatctacgttttggatcaattgcatggcctggaaggcttctgtatggggtgagatctagaggcactcggcgagtcacaaaggtgtactcggcgagttgcttgaagatggactgaaacttggcgagttggaagaataactcggcgagtaggttgaagatagccttagactcggcgagtctgctcttggactcggtgagtctggtcgcgAGGTCTTGCTCCTTTTTCAGGGTGAGCTGTgtatcagtgagtcaagggatgactcggtgagtcgagtgaagtaggactcagagttgttggactcggcgagtctcagggtgactcggcgagttgagtcgcgacgTGTGAGAGATTCTGAggatggggactcggcgagtcatcgagttgactcggcgagtagagtcagtcaggggttgactttttcttttctttgaccaagggttgaccagttgatttcaggggcattttggtaattgttggcttttgttttgagttcagagtcttggtgttggccagtgttggagatcgtatcagtggttggagtagcttgtttttatctgttcagtcggcaatttcgaggtgagttatcctcactatatcaacagggtataaggcaccaaggccggccctttatcggattgagatccgagtatttgttgttatgttattgctttgatatgtttgcatcctggtagttaggatggtatatgttagagacct containing:
- the LOC128132076 gene encoding E3 ubiquitin-protein ligase SINA-like 10 — protein: MNQEVDMVPLEVVDSDSDSNSDPQRLEAEDKGADGVPEVAGEAIPIVATDPDLLNCSICHYPLCTPIFLCDDGHTSCYTCLIRSENKCPSCSVPKGFKHCRGMEKLIASLRVECKNKKFGCQEILMNHKRAKHENICPHTLCFCPDSSCGLAASCKLLYNHFSRHHSAIQFVYNAVFNLRVETTQKHVILQERNEKVIFIVNHDVVGHGRVFNVDCVGPDTFKNGFVYRLTVKSMDACLSMECVPEVSTKWKEHTPDNNYLTIPSRITGFGLQVCIKKAQKESWSFKGNGF